Proteins encoded by one window of Polaribacter haliotis:
- a CDS encoding glycosyltransferase family 4 protein, which produces MKNKNIIGFITVLDPRDKTSWSGTHYRMLKALEKEFETVVVLGPIPNSRVISGIVNKIDVLARFFLNKKYNKEQNILKSWYHSKYINKRLKNKKIDLLFAPASSTALAFLNTKIPICTSDDATVDLLIDYHPGYFNFFKFSLIESKYIERKAASKVTYFTFSSEWASKDAIKKYKLKKKDVFITKYGANVDYKPQKRNILSRDYNSTIKILFLARHWETKGGPLVFEALKILLEKGYDVTLTVCGCTPAINHPKVNIIPFLNKNIVTQEKSFKELLYQTHLMFVPTRADCYGIAFCEASAFGIPVITTDTGGVSAVVENNYNGFTLPLDSNAEDYANKIQILLNNLSLINNMVINSMHKFEAELNWDSWGKKMKEILLSMSN; this is translated from the coding sequence ATGAAAAATAAAAATATAATTGGCTTCATAACTGTTTTAGATCCTCGAGATAAAACATCTTGGTCAGGAACTCATTATAGGATGTTAAAAGCACTCGAGAAAGAATTTGAAACAGTTGTTGTTTTAGGGCCAATTCCAAATAGTAGAGTTATTAGTGGAATAGTAAATAAAATTGACGTATTAGCTCGTTTTTTTTTAAATAAAAAATACAATAAAGAACAAAACATACTAAAGAGTTGGTATCATAGTAAGTATATCAATAAAAGATTAAAAAATAAAAAAATAGATTTATTATTTGCACCAGCAAGTTCAACAGCTTTAGCCTTTTTAAATACTAAAATACCAATTTGCACGTCAGATGATGCTACTGTGGACTTATTAATAGATTATCACCCTGGTTATTTCAATTTTTTTAAATTTTCTTTAATAGAATCTAAATATATAGAAAGAAAAGCAGCATCAAAAGTAACTTATTTTACATTTTCATCTGAATGGGCATCTAAAGATGCCATAAAAAAATATAAATTAAAGAAGAAAGATGTCTTTATTACTAAATATGGAGCTAATGTAGATTACAAACCACAGAAAAGAAATATTTTAAGTAGAGATTATAATTCAACTATTAAAATTTTATTTCTAGCAAGGCATTGGGAAACAAAAGGAGGGCCATTAGTTTTTGAGGCTTTGAAAATTCTATTAGAAAAAGGTTATGATGTAACTTTAACTGTTTGTGGTTGTACACCAGCTATTAACCATCCAAAGGTAAATATAATTCCTTTTTTAAATAAAAATATAGTAACTCAAGAAAAGTCTTTTAAAGAGTTATTATATCAAACACATTTAATGTTTGTACCAACAAGAGCAGATTGCTATGGGATTGCTTTTTGTGAAGCAAGCGCTTTTGGTATTCCTGTAATAACTACAGATACAGGTGGTGTTTCTGCTGTTGTGGAAAATAATTATAATGGTTTTACTCTCCCTTTAGATTCAAATGCAGAAGATTATGCAAATAAAATTCAAATTTTATTAAATAACTTATCTTTAATTAATAATATGGTTATTAATTCTATGCATAAATTTGAAGCAGAATTAAATTGGGATTCTTGGGGAAAGAAAATGAAAGAAATTCTTTTATCCATGTCTAATTAA
- a CDS encoding glycosyltransferase family A protein produces MLAIVIPYYKLTFFEQTIKSLANQTNKQFKVYIGDDASLENPQTLLAEYKYKLNYSYKRFDENLGGISLVKQWNRCIELIGDEEWIMILGDDDYLESNVVECWYNSFKEFKDKTNVIRFSTKDVLEQSNLIENKSCQPIWENSIDSFFRRIKGLTGSSLSEHIFSRKSYEKFKFIDYPLAWHSDDQAWLDFSDGKPIFSINNASCYIRISNLSISGKNDNLDLKKEATLMFQKNFISEKFYLLNKSQKLEFLLIHETLLRSKSEIRNNNWNFIFKLYFKNFKLIPFLKLLRRFIKNRFRLHILK; encoded by the coding sequence ATGTTGGCAATTGTAATTCCTTATTATAAGCTAACTTTTTTTGAACAAACAATAAAATCTTTAGCAAACCAAACAAATAAACAATTTAAAGTTTATATTGGTGATGATGCTAGTTTAGAAAACCCACAAACATTATTAGCCGAGTATAAATATAAACTTAATTATTCATACAAGAGATTTGATGAAAACTTAGGTGGAATTTCTTTAGTAAAACAGTGGAATAGATGTATAGAGTTAATCGGAGATGAAGAATGGATTATGATTCTTGGAGACGATGATTATTTAGAATCTAATGTAGTAGAGTGTTGGTATAATTCTTTTAAGGAGTTTAAAGATAAAACTAATGTTATTAGATTTTCAACCAAAGATGTATTGGAACAATCAAATTTAATAGAGAATAAAAGTTGCCAACCAATTTGGGAAAATTCAATAGACTCTTTTTTTAGAAGAATAAAAGGTTTAACTGGTAGTTCTTTATCTGAACATATTTTTTCAAGAAAATCATATGAGAAATTTAAATTTATAGATTACCCTCTAGCATGGCATAGTGATGATCAAGCTTGGTTAGATTTTTCAGACGGAAAACCAATATTTTCTATTAACAATGCTTCATGTTATATAAGAATTTCTAACTTAAGTATTTCTGGAAAGAATGATAATTTAGATTTAAAAAAAGAAGCTACTTTAATGTTTCAGAAAAATTTTATTTCAGAAAAATTTTATTTATTAAATAAATCTCAAAAATTAGAATTTTTGCTAATACATGAGACATTACTAAGGAGTAAATCTGAAATTAGAAATAATAATTGGAACTTTATATTTAAACTGTATTTTAAAAATTTTAAATTAATCCCTTTTTTAAAACTTTTAAGAAGATTTATAAAAAATAGATTTAGGCTTCATATTTTAAAATAA